Genomic window (Streptomyces cadmiisoli):
CGTCAACACACTTGCGTGTTCTCTGTTCACGGGCCACAACTCGACCACGTGATGCGGAGCATCAATCTCCGGCCGGACTCGTGAAGCCTCATCACTGGCCCCAGGCTGTGCTGTTCTACTGGCACGGCAGGTGTGCAAGGCAGCCGGTCGCGCCTCCGCCAGGGCGACGCGGACCACGAAGTGACAATACGTGCACGACGGACCGGCAGAGAGTCTCGGCGTGGGCCATAGGACCTATTCACCGCCCCACGTCCGTATGAGAATCCTTATGGCACATACCGGCGGTGCCCGTCACGCCGGGTCGGCTGCCGCGGCCAGAATCCGGGCGAGCTCATCGGACTTGGTGATCACGGGCCAGTGCCCCGAGTCGATGTCAGCGAAATCGACGTGCTTGGCCCGAGCGAGCTCCGGGACATCGCCGGAGTCGATCCACTCCCGAGCCTGCCCGGGCGTGAACTCGGTGCACACGACCACCACCGGGACATCAAAGCGCCGTTCGTCTTCCAGCCGGACCACGCCCTTGGCCACCCCTTCCGGCACGGGGATCGCGCCGGTCTCCAGCTCCCGCCTGGCCGCTTCATCGAGGTCGGCGGCATCCGGCCCCTCGAAAGGACCCCAGCCGGGGAATGGCATCACGCCGTCCTTCACCTCGAAGAAGTCGGCGTAGGGCAGACCATCGGTGGTCGGAAAGCCGCCGATGAGGGCGACCTTCGCCACCTGCTCCGGCCTCCGGTCGGCGGCCATCCAGGCCAGCGAGCAGGCAGCAGAATGCCCCACCACCATGGGCTTGCCCGGCGTGGCATCCACGGCTGCGAGCACCGCAGCCAGCTGGTCACCGAGCGTGGCGGACGCGGAGCCGTCTCCCTGGCCCGGCAGGGTGAGCGGCACCGGTCGATGGCCGAGGTCTTCCAGCGCGGACGCGACGTTCCCCCACACAGATCCACTCAGCCACAGGCCGCCGATCAGCAGGATGTCCATGGTCAATCTCCCCTCTTCCGGTTCAGGAGTGCCACCGTAGAAGGAGATCCGGACAATCCACTACCGGTACGCGCTGCAACCTCCCGCCGCCCCACCCGACACCCGGCCGCCACCCCCAGACGCAACCAGACCGGGCGCCCCCAAGCGTTTGAAGCGAAGTCATGGGAATGCGACCGTAGGACGGCTCGGCGGAGCGGACTAGCCTGCTCCCGTGCCGAACGATCTCAGCCCCACCGCGCGAGCACTCCGCGTGCTCGAGATCCTCCAGACCCGCCCCGGAACGACAGCCGGCGAGCTCGCCGGTCGCTTGGGAGTCACGGAGCGGGCCGCACGCCGGTACGTCGGCATCCTCAAAGAAGCCGGCATACCCGTCGAGTCGGCCCGGGGGCCGCACGGCGGATATCGCCTCGGGCGCGGAACCCGGCTGCCCCCTGTGCACTTCACGCAGGCCGAAGCGCTCGGCATCGTGATGGCGGTCCTCAGTGTCGAGCCGGCTGCGAGCGACACCGGGAACTTGATCGGTACGGCCTTGGGCAAAGTCGTGAAGGCACTTCCGGAGAGCGTCGGCCAGCAAGCGGCACTGCTGCGCCAGTACGCGTCAGCTGTGCCCGACCCTTATACGGTCCGCCCGGATCCAGCCGTGACCAGTTCTCTTGTCGATGCCGTCGCCGACCGACGCCGCGTGCGAGTCACATACCGCAGCGACAACGGTAACGAATGGGAGGCCGAGGTGGACCCCTGGTCCATCGTCATCCGCTACGGCCGCTGGTACTTGCTGTGCCACTCCCACCGCGCCGACGCGATCCGCACGTACCGCATCGACCGGGTCCACTCCGTCCGCCCGACTGAGCACGGGTTCAAGCCCCCCGAAGACCTCGACCCGGTGGCCGTGCTCGAGGAGAACCTGGGTAAGGGGTGGGAGTTCTCCACCCGAGTCATATTCGACGCGCCCCTGCGTGAGGTGGCCCCCTGGATCCGGCCCCCTATGGGACGGCTGGAGCCCTTGGGAGACGGATGCGTGCTGGTCGGCAGCACACGCAATCCAGACATGTATGCACAAGAATGGCTGGCCAGGATACCCTTCTCGTTCCGCGTCGATGGCGGGAAGGAACTACGCACAGCAGTCTCCACGCTCGCTACGCGTCTCACTGCCGCAGTGAATGACCAGCCCTGACGGGAGTTGCAGAGCCGGTCGACAACAGACGTCTTTCCCGCGGAGGTGTTCACGCCTTGCAAGGCACCGGGCGATCCAGAGGGCAGTTGCCGAAGCGCCGTACACAGACGCTGTAGTAGGCCCGCGCGGAGCAGTTCACGGCGCCACGACCCGGCACCCCGTTCACCGTCGGTGCAGGTCGAGACGGCCGCCTTCTGTCACTTCCGGCTCCCTCAGTACGCCGACGTCCCCCGCGCCAAGGTCCAAGTCATGCAGACCACAGTCGCCATCGGGCCCTCACCCACTTCCCTCCGGTCGCGCCGGCCTTCGCCAATGCCCGGCGGGACGCGACCGGCGCCCGCTTCATCCGGCTCCCCTGACCCGCGCCCGCGTCTGGCCCGCCCTCCACACGGCCGGTGGACGGTCAGCCGAGGGAGAGCAGCTCCTCGTAGAAGCCGCCGAACTCCCTCTCCCGGTCGACCAGATGGACCTCCAGTATCCAGTGGCAGGTCTGGCCGGCCTTGTCGGTGCGGCGCAGCGGGGTGTCGTTGTCGGGGGTGATGTACGACTCCGTTTCCGCGCCGTCGATCCGCTCGTGCGGGAACTCGCCCACCAGGTGCCCGGCGTGCCAGCCGCCCAGTGCCCAACCGGCCTCCGCCGCGTAGCGCTCCACCTCGGCGTACAACTGCTTTCCGGTGATGTCGTCGTGCTTGGTGAAGTACCGCTTGCCGGCAGCGAAGATCTCCGACAGGTCGTCGCGCAAGCGGTGCTTGACGGGGTCGTCGCCGAGTACGAACGTCCGGCCGAAGTCGGCCTCGTAGTCCTCGAAGATGGGGCCGAAGTCGGCGAACACGATGTCATCCTCGCCGATCACCCGGTCCGGCGGGTTCTCCCGGTACGGCCGCAGAGTGTTCGGCCCGGAGCGCACGATCCGCTTGTGCCAGTGTCGGGTGGTCCCGAACAGCTCGTCCGCGAGGTCCCGGACCCGGTCGCTGACCGCCCGCTCTCCCGCGCCCGGCGCGACCAGCCCACGCTTCTCGATCACCGCGAAGAGTCGTTCGGCCTTGGCCTGGGCGTCCAGCAGTCGCGCCGCGCGCGTGGATTCGTCCTTCGCCATGGCTCATAACCTAGCCAGCGTGATCGTCTCGGGCAACGACTTGTGCACGGGCGAGCAGTTAGGGCCAGAGCATGTGGCGCACCCACGGGCTGTGGCGATCGCGGCGTTCGTAGCGCAGCCGATTGTGGAGGCGGCCCTTGTCCGCCTGCCAGAACTCGATCTCGGACGGAACGAGAGTGTGGAGCGTCCACTCCGGGCTGATCAGATCGGGTTCGGCCTCGATGCGGGCCAGGGCCGCACGGAACGCGCGGTCACGCTCTTCGGCATCGGTCAGATGCTCGCTCTGGCGCCCGAGCAGAACCTCAGCGCGAGCCGAGGGAGCGCGCGCCAGCAGATCCGCAGCGCTCTGCTCGGCGGAGGCCGGTTCGTCCGTGCCTCGCAGCCGGACCTGCCGGCCTTGGAGAGGCCAGTAGAAGGTGAGTGCCGCGCGGGGCCGGCCGCCCAACTGGCGGCCCTTGGGACTGCCGGAGTGGACGGCGAACTGCCAGCCGTCGGTGTCCACGTTCTTCAGGATGAGTACGCGGGCGTCCGGGCCGCCGTCCTCACCGATGGTCGACAGGGTCATGGCGTGCGGGTCGGGCACGCCCGCGGCGACGGCCTCCCGCAGCCATTCGAGGAACAACTCGACCGGATCGGCCGGGGCAGCGGCGGGATCGAAATCCGGTAGCGGGCCGGCGAACACCTCCAGACTCCGCAGCCACTGCCTCACGTCCAGGTGCTGCGCGGTGTCCTTGCGCTCCAGATAGGCCCACGCATTCGTTCCCGACCGCAGCGTCACCCTGACGCGAACGTAGTCGTCGACCTCGTAGTCGTCGGCCATGGCGAGTTCGGTGTCGCTGATGACGAACACCTGGCCCTCGACGGTGTCCTGTGGGTCCGGAGAGACGACGACCATGGGGTGCCGGTCGGTACCGCTGGTCTCGATCACGGCAGGGTCGGTGATCAGGACGGTCGTCATGCGGTGACCGGGCAGGGCATCCGGTCTGCCGTCGAGCAGGCGGCCGAATCGGGAGAGCTGGACCCCAGGCAATTGCAGGGTGCCGTAGGAGAAGAGGTGATGGACGGCCTCGGCAGGTACGGTCGGATCAGTCACGGCGTGCAAGCTCCTTCAACGGGCGTGGGTTTCGTCAGGCGAGGCGAAATGGAGGGCGGTGCATATGCCGTCCGGACGCGGTTCACGGCCGGGTGCGGGATCTCGCCAAGGGCGTGGGGTATGTCGACGACCGAGAACAACAACGCGTGCCGTTCGGTCCGGTCGGCATCGACGATCAGCGTGAAGCGCTTGTGCCGCAATCGGCCCGCGCCGTGGAGAGTCGGCAGCCGCGGCGCCACGGCCATCTGGTGGGCGGCGTCGGTGTGGAGGGGTCCGGAATCTCCTCCGTGCAGGCGAACTCGGTTCGTTCGCAGTCCAGTTCGCTGCTCACCCCGCGCATTTCCGCACCAGCACGGCGGGGGAATTCGGGCCGCGCGCCGGGAGAGAGTCGGTTCTCCGGCGTGCCGCGCGCGGCTCCGGGGACCTGTCCACAGTCGATTCCGGTTCCGGGACAGGCGAACAGCGCGGTGTCGGGGGCATCCGCGGCGACGACGGGGAGGTCGGTTCACCGCGTGGGGTGCAGGTCGGTGCTCTGCGTGGAGGGCAGTTCCAGGCCGTCGGTCACGCAGGAGGGGACCAGGGCGTGCACCGGGGCGCGCTCCGCGCCGTCCGCTTGCGCGGTCGCGGTGACGCTGCTGTCGCCGAAGACCTACCGGTCGCCCCAGTCCAGCCTGGCGACCAGCAGAGGCAGGAGCGCAGTGCCGACCTCGGTGAGCGCATACTTGTAGCGCGCCGGACGCCGCTGGTTGAGGCTGCGGCCGAGGACTGCTTGGGCGGCGAGTCGACCCGGCCGCTTGCTGAGGACCTTGCGGGCCAGGCCGATCTCCGCGGCGAGCGCCTCGAGGCGGATGTGCCCGCGGGCGATCTCGCGCAGCGCAGGCACGTTCCACCAGTCCCCCAGGACCAGAGCCGCTTGGGCGATGCCGCAGGTCTCTTCGGTGTTGTGGATCCCCGGCCATAGTAGGTTCCTTTTCGGCACTCATTTTGTTCCCGAATGGAACTTACTACCTCGCCGACACAGGAGCACAGTCTGAGGAGGTGCACCATGACAGCCGCTCGCCAGGTCATCGCGCGGGAGATCATCGAGAGGCGAGGCACCCCGTGCTCGGCGTCCCCCGGCCAGCGCCAAGGCCCGCCGCGGCCTGCCCATCGCCAACCGCTCTTCCGCTACATCGTCGGAGTTGACGCCCACCTGCTGCCGGTCCCGATGATGTACATCCTCAACGGCGCCCAGGCGCCGCCGAACACGAGACCCTGGACAGGATCGTCGGCACAGTCACGGAACGATTTGACCGCACCCGCAGCACGCCGCTCTCCCCTTCGCGAAGCCGTAGACACCCCCACAGGGCCTGGCCGGTTGATCCCTGAGGACCAGACCCTGCGGACAGCCGTCCAGCGAGGCGCGAACCGGGTGGAGACGCCGTCGCTTTGAAGTCATTCGAAGTCAACGACCAGGCGGCCGACGACGTCGCCGCGGCCGAGAGCCTCCAGGTTCTCGTTGACGTCCTCCAGCTTGATCTTGGTGACGTTGTGCTTGACGAGGCCGGCATCCGCCAGGGCGAGTACCTCCGCGAGGTCCTCGTAGTTGCCCCAGAACGAGCCGAAGTAGGACCGCTCCGTCCCCACGAACGGGAACTGCGGAAGCTCGACGTGGTGGTCCATCAGACCGACGGACGCCACGATCCCTTCAGAGCCGAGCACGTCGAAGGCCATCGCGATGGCGTCCTTGCTGCCCACGCAGTCCAGCACGGCATCAAGCGTCCTGCTGCCGGTCAGCGACTCCAGCGTGTCCTGGATGGCCTCGGTCGACTTGCCCCTGACGTTGACCCCGTGGTCCGCCCCGTTCTCCTTCGCCACTTCCAGCTTGTTGTCCGAGCGGGTCAGGGCCACCACCGTCGCACCGCCGCCCAGCAGCTTCGCGTACTGGACCCCGTAGCTGCCCAGACCGCCGATACCTGTCACGCCGATGACACGTCCGGGCACCACCTTGCCCGTGTCACGCAGCTTCTTCATCGCACGGTACGGAGTGAGCCCCGCGTCCGTCATCGGGGCCAGGAACTCGGGATGCCGGGCGGCCTCCTCCGAGACCGGAATGGCATGGGCGTACTGCACCCCTATGTACTCGGCGTAACCTCCGGGCGGCCCGAACCCGACCCACCGGCCCGTGCCACTGCAGATCTGCTCGTTGCCCTCACGGCACTGACGGCACGTACCGTCGCCCCAACTCGTGAGGACCACGACCATGTCACCCTCGGAATAGCCCGGCGACTCCGGCACCGCGCTGCCCTTCCCCACCACACGACCGGCCACCTCATGGCCGGGTATGTAGGGGAAGTCCACAGGAAACGGACCCTTGAAGTAGCCCTCGATGAGCTGGAAGTCACTGCGGCACATGCCTACCGCGGCAACCTTCACCAGAACTTGGTCCGGGGCGGGTTCGGGAACGGGTACCTCCTCCAGCCGAAGAGGTTCGTTGTACCCGTGCATCCGCGCTGCTCGCATCTGCATGGGGCGCCTCGCTTTCCCTGGCCAGTAGTGGCACGCGCGACGACGGACAGACGAGGGTGGTCCGCCCGTGCCGACTCGCGGCAGGCCACTTGGACACGACCAGAGTCCCCCACCCATCCCGACTTCACACCCTGAATAAGCACACATATTCCATAAGAGGCACACGTATGGGACTTTCTCGGGCGCAACCTAATATGCAGCGAGTAATCGTTGACTTACAGATGGTACGCACGTCGATATCGTGGCCGCCCAGGGACCGTCCGCGTGATCTCGACATGCGGAGGCCGGGACGTCAACTGAAGAGATCGAACCAAACGCGCGATCGATGCCCTTAGGGTGATCTTGTGAATACCTGGGACGTTCTACCGGACAACGAGCGCCGCCAGTGGGTGTTGGATCCGTTCGTGAGCGTAGGGCCCCTGCGATTTGGGATGAGTCGTAGTGAGGTATCTGCGGAGCTGGGCGGTATCCAGGTGAACTGGGGTGTGCGCAGCGCACATGACGGAGCAGGTCACGACAGCTACTCCGAAGTGGGGCTGACGCTGCACTACGCGGCGGGTGATCAGTTGCGTGCTGTTCGGGTTGACGCCCTTGGCGGGCCGCAAGTCTTCGCGGGCGACACCGCGTTGGTCGGCCGGGTTCCCTCCGAGTTGGAGCGCTGGGTGGAAGTACGCGCCGAACGCCGAGAACCCGATCCCGAGCTCTTCTACCTACCCGGCGGGGAGATCGGGTCGGTGAGTCTCGGATTGGCGCTGTGCCTGCAGCGGGCCGGAGATCGGCTGCTCACCCGGCCGGTCTTCCTCTCCTCCGACACGATGGAAGACAGCTATGACAAGCTGGGCAGGGACGCGTGGGTCATCTCCTGAACCTGACGAGCAGGCTCACGTACGCAGCCAGATCAAAGCGATGCAAGCCAGGCCTCCGTGTCATCGGGATGACCGAAGTGGATCGTGTCGAGAGGGGCGAAGCGGGGATCGCGGACACGGTGACCGACTTCGCGGCGGCGCGTCCCGTGCTGCGACCAGGCCCACCAGACCGGGTGTTCCCGGCTCAGCCAGCCCGTCCAGGTTTCGCGGTTGCCGCCGAAGAGGGCTTCGCGTGTGACGGTGCGCCTGAAGGACCGACGCAGAACGCGGGGGATGATCACGCGTTTGGGATAGTCCAGCCAGATCACGGTGTCGGCCCTATCCCACAGCAGGTCACGGACTTCCGGATAGCCGAGGGAATCGATGATCCAGCGGGGCTCGGCCGTCAGACTGGATACGTCTTCGGTCAAATTGTTGTTGATGGCCCAGTTGGGGCCGTTGAAGTACAGCGCGTCCATCTCGTGGTAGGGCACGCCCAGACGACTGCTCAGGGCTTGAGCGAGCGTGGTTTTGCCCGCACCGGTGACACCCACCACCAAGATCCGTTCCACGGATGCACCCTATCCCGGCACCCTGGGAGGAACGCTCCCGCGCCCCTCCCCTGCCACCACCGGCTCACCAGATGACACGATGTATCGGGTGGCTCGGGGACCGAACGTACCCGCCCGGCCCGTCGACCACGACCGGCAGAGAAGAGCCGGGACACAAGAGGTGGTTCGGTGTTCCAGGCCGACGCCACTGCTCTCTTGAAAATGACCTGAGCTTGCGTGTATCGGTGCAGCTCAACCGGCCTCTTCGCGTGGGGTGACGGTGACATCGAGGCCGAGGGCGGCGAGTTGGGCGATGAGGCGGCGGGTGTGGCGTTCCTTGCCGAGCCGGTTGGTGAAGTGATCAGGACCGAGGTCTTGGTAGGGGACCATGTCGCGCAGGATGTGCCAGGCGGCGACCAGGATGGAGTGGCCGACCGCGACGGTGGCGCGCTTGCTGCCGCGGTGGGGAACGAGTCTTCGGTACTGGGCCCCGAGGTAGGTGCCCTTGCTTCGGGCGGCGGTGGCGCCGGCCAGGAACAGGGCGGTCTTGAGCCAGGTGTCGCCGTGACGGGTGCGCCCGGACAGTCGCTTGCCGGCCGACTCCTTGTTACCCGGGCACATCCCGGCCCAGGACGCGAGGTGCCCGGCGGTGGCGAAGCGGCCCATGTCCACGCCGACCTCGGCGATCAGGATCTGGGCCAGAGTCAGGCTGATCCCGGGGATCGTGATCAGCAGCTCGGTCTGCGCACGCAGGGGCAGCAGCTGCCGGTTGATTTCCTCACTCAGGCGGGCGATCCGTGCGTCGGCCTCGTCGATCGCGCGGAGCATCGAGGCGACCATGAACGCGTGGTGCTCGCTGAAGGCTCCGGTCAGTGCCCGGGTCAGCAGGGGCACTTTGCCCTGCAGGCTGCCCAACGCCAGCTCCGCCAGGACCTGGGGATCACGCTCGCCCGCGACCAGGGCGTCGAGCATGGCGCGCGCGGAGCGGCCGGTGATGTCGCTGACCACCGAGCTGAGCTTGATCCCGGCGTCTTCCAGGAACATCGCGAGCCGGTTGACGTCGCGGACCCGGTCGCGGGTGGTCTCGGTGCGGTACCGGGTCAGGTCCCGTAGCTGCCGGATGTCACGCGGCGGTACGAAGCTGGGCCGGACCAGGCCGTACTCGACCAGGCGGCAGATCCACTCGCAGTCCTTCACGTCGGTCTTGCGGCCCGGCACGGTCTTGATGTGCTGGGCGTTCAGCAGCCACGGCTCGACCCCCTCGGTGGCCTCCAGCAGGTAGAACAGGGGCTTCCAATAGGACGCGGTCGCCTCCATGCCCACCCGGGTGATCTGGTTGTCCACCAGCCAGTCCCGCAGTTCCAGCAGGCCGTCGCTCATCGTGGAAAACGTCCGCACCTCACGACGGGCCCGCTTCCCCGAACCCGGCAGCCGGATGCACACCTTGGCGTCCGTCTTGCTCAAGTCGATGCCCGCGCATCGCTCTTCCACCACGTCCACGAACCCTGCCCCTCCCAGTCGAACCGCGACGGGTACCCGCCCTTCCGAGGCCACAGGATTCAAAGACGCTCTCTTGCGTGCTCATGGCAACAACATTGGATTCCTGCACACGGCCCCCGCGTCCGACTGGCTATCGGGCTCACTCGCACCAAGCAGCAACGACGTCCTCCGGACGGGCACCCCGCCCCATTTTCCCGGCCCCGGGGTGCGGCCGACAGGCCGCGGGATGACTGGCTACTGTCGGGCCTCTGGGCAGTACCGGGCCTGCCGCCTAGAGCTTCTGCTGCCGGATGATGTCCTCCAGCGAGCCGCTGGGCAGAGAGCCGGTCGGGGACAGCTTGTCGACGGCCGCGGGAAGTGACTGGGCGATCTCGTCGGCGGCCTGCTGGGAGCTGACACCCGTCTGCTGAGCGACGTGTTCGAGGGTGGCGTTCGGCAGCGCCTCCGCGATCTGCGCCCCGCTGACGGGCTTGTTGTCGCCGGTGCCCAGCCAGGACTGCGCCTGATCAGCCAGGCCGGACTTCGTCAGCATGTCGAGGAGCCCGCCGAGCGGGTTGTTGCCGACCGCTGCCTGGCTGCCGGCCGCCTGACCGCCACCGGCCTGACCGCCCGCGCCCATCAGCGCACCGAGCAGCGCCCCGAGAATCTTTCCGCCGTTCCCGCCGCCACTACCGCTCTGACCGCCGCCGAGGAGTCCGCCGATGAGGGAGCCGAGGTCGTTACCCGCCATGGTGTTGCCTTTCACTGGAGGACCGGGCCGCGCAAGCAGCAGCGTGCCCGGCTCCGGGAGACATGAACAATGTCACCCGAATCGCCACATGTCGCTACTTAGCGCACGCACGCCGGAGGGCACTCGCTTCGCCACCCGGCAGCATTTGCCCCTTTCTCCCCGCAGAAGGCGGAGAGACGATGCCGACCCAGGTCGGCGCCGACAAACGTGGGCGACCCTCACCGTTCGGCACCTGAGCCCGGCGAGAACGACGTCGAACAGGAAGGGCCCGCGGCTCCTGGTGCTGAGCGCCAGCCTGGGCGGCGGACGCAGACCCGGGCGTGGCCGCGCAGTGGGCAGCGGTGTGAGAGGCCATGGCGCCTGCCACGGTGCCTGGCCCGGTCGCGACGGCGAAGACAGTCGACTGGCACCCCGCCGCCCGGTTCGGTTGTTCGGTCACTGCCGATCTTCGAAGCTCTCGCCCTCGCGCCACGCCGTGGGCCCGGGCACCGCAAGGCGACTCACCCGGGCCCAGCAACGCGAAAGCCAAAAAAGGTTCGGACACCGATGTCGAGAACACGCGTCCGGCTCCGTCCCAGGGGTGAACGTGCCGACAATGGGTCGCACGAGTAACTAGGAGAGCCACGATGGCCAAGTACCTGCTGCTCAAGCACTACCGCGGCGCCCCCGCTTCGGTCAACGACGTGCCGATGGACCAGTGGAGCCCGGAGGAGATCTCGGCGCATGTGCAGTACATGAACGACTTCGCAGCCCGGCTGGAGAAGACGGGCGAGTTCGTCGGCGGCCAGGCGCTCGCCGCCGAGGGAGCATGGGTCCGCTACGACGGTGCGGGGCGCCCGCCGGTCACGGACGGTCCGTTCGCAGAGACCAAGGACCTCATCGCCGGCTGGATGATCATCGACGTCGACAGCTACGAGCGCGCCGTCGAACTGGCCGGGGAGCTGTCGGCCGCCCCTGGGGCGGGCGGCAAGCCGATCCACGAGTGGCTGGAGGTGCGCCCGTTCCTGGCCGCGCCGCCCACCATCACGGAGTGATGTCACCGATGGACGAGGTCCTGCTCAGGAGCCTCACCCCGAGCGTGCTCACTGTCCTCGTCCGCCGCGGAGCAGACTTCGCGGCGGCCGAGGACGCCGTGCAGGACGCTCTGGTCGAGGCCGTCCGGGTGTGGGCGGCCGACCCGCCGCGGGATGCCAAGGGTTGGCTGATCACCGTGGCCTGGCGCAAGTTCCTCGACGCGACGCGCGCCGACGCCGCCCGCCGTCGGCGTGAGGACCGCGTCGAGGAGGAGCCGGCGCCCGGGCCGACGCCCGCGATGGACGACACGCTCCAGCTCTACTTCCTGTGCGCGCACCCGTCGCTGACCCCGGCATCGGCGGTCGCGCTCACGCTGCGCGCCGTCGGCGGGCTGACCACGCGCCAGATCGCCGAGGCCTACCTGGTGCCCGAGGCGACCATGGCGCAGCGCATCAGCCGGGCCAAGCGCACCGTGTCCGGTGTGCGCTTCGACCGGCCCGGCGACGTCGCCACCGTGCTGCGCGTTCTCTACCTCGTCTTCAACGAGGGCTACTCCGGGGACGTCGACCTGGCCGCCGAGGCCATCCGGCTCACCCGGCAGCTCGCGGCCCGTATCGACCACCCGGAGGTCGCCGGGCTGCTCGCCCTCATGCTGCTCCACCACGCCCGGCGTACCGCCCGGACCTCGTCCGACGGCAGCCTGGTGCCGCTCGCCGAGCAGGACCGCGGCCGGTGGGACACCGCATTGATCGCGGAGGGCGTCGGGATCCTCCAGGCGGCCCTCGCCCGCGACCGGCTGGGCGAGTACCAGGCCCAGGCCGCCGTCGCGGCACTCCACGCTGACGCGTCCGCCGCCGAGGAGACCGACTGGGTGCAGATCGTCGAGTGGTACGACGAGCTCGCGCGCCTGACCGACAGCCCCGTCGTCCGACTCAACCGCGCGGTCGCCGTCGGGGAGGCCGACGGAGCACGGGCCGGCCTGGCGGCGCTCGCGGTCCTGGACGCCTCGCTGCCCCGCCACGCTGCGGTGGCGGCGTACCTCCACGAGCGCGACGGTGACCTGGCGACAGCGGCACGGCTGTACGCCGAAGCGGCCCACAAGGCACCCAACCTCGCCGAGCGCGACCACCTGACGCGCCAGGCCGCCCGGCTCAACGCCCGCCGAGGTCAGTGAAGGGCACCACTGGGACTTTCCCTCAGCGCGGGGCGCACCCCATGGCGAGGGCGGTCACTTCACAATGAGTGGGCGGTTCGAGACCAGCCGCACAACGCGTTGGTGGCGGCGCGGCCCGGCTGGTGGCCGGGACGCGGGATGAGCGTCCCGGGCTGCGGTGAAATGAACAATGCGCGGCTGATGTGATCACGGCGTCGCAGCATCGACGCCGTTGCACGGCTGGACGTCGCCGCCGGCCGACCGCTGTGCTCTACCGCAACGACGGCG
Coding sequences:
- a CDS encoding M24 family metallopeptidase, which codes for MAKDESTRAARLLDAQAKAERLFAVIEKRGLVAPGAGERAVSDRVRDLADELFGTTRHWHKRIVRSGPNTLRPYRENPPDRVIGEDDIVFADFGPIFEDYEADFGRTFVLGDDPVKHRLRDDLSEIFAAGKRYFTKHDDITGKQLYAEVERYAAEAGWALGGWHAGHLVGEFPHERIDGAETESYITPDNDTPLRRTDKAGQTCHWILEVHLVDREREFGGFYEELLSLG
- a CDS encoding helix-turn-helix transcriptional regulator; amino-acid sequence: MPNDLSPTARALRVLEILQTRPGTTAGELAGRLGVTERAARRYVGILKEAGIPVESARGPHGGYRLGRGTRLPPVHFTQAEALGIVMAVLSVEPAASDTGNLIGTALGKVVKALPESVGQQAALLRQYASAVPDPYTVRPDPAVTSSLVDAVADRRRVRVTYRSDNGNEWEAEVDPWSIVIRYGRWYLLCHSHRADAIRTYRIDRVHSVRPTEHGFKPPEDLDPVAVLEENLGKGWEFSTRVIFDAPLREVAPWIRPPMGRLEPLGDGCVLVGSTRNPDMYAQEWLARIPFSFRVDGGKELRTAVSTLATRLTAAVNDQP
- a CDS encoding alpha/beta fold hydrolase, coding for MDILLIGGLWLSGSVWGNVASALEDLGHRPVPLTLPGQGDGSASATLGDQLAAVLAAVDATPGKPMVVGHSAACSLAWMAADRRPEQVAKVALIGGFPTTDGLPYADFFEVKDGVMPFPGWGPFEGPDAADLDEAARRELETGAIPVPEGVAKGVVRLEDERRFDVPVVVVCTEFTPGQAREWIDSGDVPELARAKHVDFADIDSGHWPVITKSDELARILAAAADPA
- a CDS encoding IS110 family transposase, with product MDVVEERCAGIDLSKTDAKVCIRLPGSGKRARREVRTFSTMSDGLLELRDWLVDNQITRVGMEATASYWKPLFYLLEATEGVEPWLLNAQHIKTVPGRKTDVKDCEWICRLVEYGLVRPSFVPPRDIRQLRDLTRYRTETTRDRVRDVNRLAMFLEDAGIKLSSVVSDITGRSARAMLDALVAGERDPQVLAELALGSLQGKVPLLTRALTGAFSEHHAFMVASMLRAIDEADARIARLSEEINRQLLPLRAQTELLITIPGISLTLAQILIAEVGVDMGRFATAGHLASWAGMCPGNKESAGKRLSGRTRHGDTWLKTALFLAGATAARSKGTYLGAQYRRLVPHRGSKRATVAVGHSILVAAWHILRDMVPYQDLGPDHFTNRLGKERHTRRLIAQLAALGLDVTVTPREEAG
- a CDS encoding YidB family protein produces the protein MAGNDLGSLIGGLLGGGQSGSGGGNGGKILGALLGALMGAGGQAGGGQAAGSQAAVGNNPLGGLLDMLTKSGLADQAQSWLGTGDNKPVSGAQIAEALPNATLEHVAQQTGVSSQQAADEIAQSLPAAVDKLSPTGSLPSGSLEDIIRQQKL
- a CDS encoding YciI family protein — translated: MAKYLLLKHYRGAPASVNDVPMDQWSPEEISAHVQYMNDFAARLEKTGEFVGGQALAAEGAWVRYDGAGRPPVTDGPFAETKDLIAGWMIIDVDSYERAVELAGELSAAPGAGGKPIHEWLEVRPFLAAPPTITE
- a CDS encoding pyridoxal 5'-phosphate synthase; this translates as MTDPTVPAEAVHHLFSYGTLQLPGVQLSRFGRLLDGRPDALPGHRMTTVLITDPAVIETSGTDRHPMVVVSPDPQDTVEGQVFVISDTELAMADDYEVDDYVRVRVTLRSGTNAWAYLERKDTAQHLDVRQWLRSLEVFAGPLPDFDPAAAPADPVELFLEWLREAVAAGVPDPHAMTLSTIGEDGGPDARVLILKNVDTDGWQFAVHSGSPKGRQLGGRPRAALTFYWPLQGRQVRLRGTDEPASAEQSAADLLARAPSARAEVLLGRQSEHLTDAEERDRAFRAALARIEAEPDLISPEWTLHTLVPSEIEFWQADKGRLHNRLRYERRDRHSPWVRHMLWP
- a CDS encoding NAD(P)-dependent alcohol dehydrogenase; its protein translation is MQMRAARMHGYNEPLRLEEVPVPEPAPDQVLVKVAAVGMCRSDFQLIEGYFKGPFPVDFPYIPGHEVAGRVVGKGSAVPESPGYSEGDMVVVLTSWGDGTCRQCREGNEQICSGTGRWVGFGPPGGYAEYIGVQYAHAIPVSEEAARHPEFLAPMTDAGLTPYRAMKKLRDTGKVVPGRVIGVTGIGGLGSYGVQYAKLLGGGATVVALTRSDNKLEVAKENGADHGVNVRGKSTEAIQDTLESLTGSRTLDAVLDCVGSKDAIAMAFDVLGSEGIVASVGLMDHHVELPQFPFVGTERSYFGSFWGNYEDLAEVLALADAGLVKHNVTKIKLEDVNENLEALGRGDVVGRLVVDFE
- a CDS encoding AAA family ATPase, giving the protein MERILVVGVTGAGKTTLAQALSSRLGVPYHEMDALYFNGPNWAINNNLTEDVSSLTAEPRWIIDSLGYPEVRDLLWDRADTVIWLDYPKRVIIPRVLRRSFRRTVTREALFGGNRETWTGWLSREHPVWWAWSQHGTRRREVGHRVRDPRFAPLDTIHFGHPDDTEAWLASL
- a CDS encoding winged helix-turn-helix transcriptional regulator; the protein is MPKRNLLWPGIHNTEETCGIAQAALVLGDWWNVPALREIARGHIRLEALAAEIGLARKVLSKRPGRLAAQAVLGRSLNQRRPARYKYALTEVGTALLPLLVARLDWGDR